Genomic DNA from Fusarium oxysporum Fo47 chromosome IX, complete sequence:
CAGCAGCCGGGCGTTTATGTCAGACAACTGCGCCATCCAGTGAATCAGGGGAACCTCGTGCTGCTGCAGCGGCGACAAGTCAGCGTCGTGGCGGAGCGTGATCTGTCTGGGCCTAGGTCTATTActcctctgctgctgcttcgaCTGCGTGCGTGGCGCGCGCTTGTCAGAGGTGCTGCTGTGCTCAGGTGCACAGCTCAGGGGCACGATGTGCTGCTGGTGAAGGGCGTCACGCTCTGGTGCAACTTCATCCGGCAGCTGGTGATAAGAGTGTTCAGGtggctgctggtgctggtgctggtgctggtaGAGAGGTGCAGGTTCCCAGAACACAGGACGAGTTCCGGGGAACTCAGAGTGAGATAAATACTGAGGATTTGCGAAGAAGGCGAGCTGCTGGTCGAATGTGAAGGCAAAGTCGGTGCTGTCGACTACGGGATCGGGTGAGACAGGGACAGGGACAGGGACGGAGACGGGGAGGATATGACTCTTAGACGTCAGGCTGAGGCTGTTGTCTGTGTCCGTGTGTGTATGGGTATGGGTATTGGTATTGTTATTGGGTATTATTGACACCgttgcttctccttgactcGGCTGTGAGTCGGTTGCATCCAAGACAGAAGAAATAAGAGGGTGATAAAGCAGCAGGAGGGAGGGCACGTACCCGTGTCGGGTGAGACAAGACTCGGATCCTTCTGAATATCTGTCCGTCGTCGTTTCGGCGAGCGGCGTCCACTCGAAGTAGCAGTAAGAGAAGAGGTCGTCCCGTCATTAACAAactgttgctgttgctgctgctggttctTCCTATACCGTAGCGACGGACTAGACTTGCACTCCGTCTTGAGTCTGACGCACCGCTCGCACGCCTCGTCGTTATATCGTTTGCAGCTGAGTTTCTGCGCGTGACAGCGATCACAAGCCTTCCGATGGACCGTCTCTGCCATGACATCAACTTTTTTTTTCGAAAGGACataaaagaaataaggaGAACAAAGATGGGCGGTTTATAGAAAGAAGGGAGAGAAGAATTGAGTGATGCTGTATTTTGTTTTTGGTGGCACAGTAACAGCTTCTCTCACACTTTGTGAACtaggaggaggagatgggaGGAAAAGAGGCTCATGCATGGACTCGCCTACGGAGCGTGTCGTGCTGCATCGAGGATCCTGTATCTTTTGCCAGTGAGGCGGTTCCGATGCTGTCGGTATCCTCGTCGTGAGACCTTGTCAGGGGTATCCGATCCAATGGATCGGCGTCGATGAGCAAGATGAGGCATATGAGAATCTGCTATGTATGTCTCGATGCCATATCTTGAGATATCATCAAGTGTAAGATACTGAATTCATTACTATGATTCAAGCTGCCATATCAACTCAGAATCAATTCCATTCCCCATGATCATTCAAGtctctcatcaatctcaacaagcGGTGGCGTCTCTTCCCTTCTCTCCAATGCATCACAACAGCACGTCTTGTGCTCCTCGACCATGTGGTGTAACACGAGGCACGCCTTTCCCTGCTAGCCCTGTCCTTACAGAAAGCCTCGTTTGggtctttcttttttcttcaCCGCAGATTCGAGAAAGAGGCTTGATTGATATATCGATTCGACAGTGTTCTTCATTGGAGGGTCGTTCGGCGAGCTGCAGTTGCGGGGaggcgaggaagacgaaAGCGATTTGTTATTGAGTTGAGTCAATTATTGCAATTGTGGTCAGTCACTGGTTTGAACGGCAACAGTAGTCTGCTTTGGCTGATGCATTCGTATAAGTTCTATGCTGTATGGTCCTCTCCTCTCTAATATCAAACTGCATACAACCACACCACTTCTCGTGATCACCTCTCATGACATCTCCCATCATATCACCTCAGATCATCCCCATTCTCCACCCAAAACTAATACGTAATACCTCCCCGAACTCAATCTCGATCGGTTAATCATCCGATCTCATCCCCACAGACAAGGGTATcaatatttacttttttctCCCCCATCATCGTTTAAAGTGACTGCATACAACGTTGTCCACAGACAGGCGAGACATTGGACGGTGGCGTCCAGTCGTAACTCAAGCCTTGCCTGGGAAGATAAAACACTCACACACACGCTGTTGCTATTGTCTCTCGTTACTTTTACTCGTGGCTCGTCTCACTGTACTACATGTGATACTTATACGTCGGCTATTTACCAAGAAACACGCTCACGTTCTTTACATTTGATGGTATTGAGATAGAAGCGAAGATAGGTTGAATGATTCTTTTTGTTTTCGAGGGTGGTATCTAGTATCTAGTATCTAGTATATGCACTCTTTCTTCGATCTGAGCAAACAAAACATCCCGCTGCAAAAAGACGACAGCAGATCCTCAACGCCCTCGACATGCCAGACAATAAACCGATTAAATAGAAGGAAATCCATCATATGCAGCGCATCGCTTTTTAAATATCACCAgtcttgaagagctcaaggtGCTGGCGCTCACGAGGAACACCGTTCTCCTCGAGGAATGCCCTGACATTAACCATCCAGTCCTCAGGTCCGCAGATGTAGTACTCAGCATCAGCATTGTCgagctggagaagctgtTCCTTCTGGAGCTTGGCAAGGTCGATCTCGCCCTTAAAGTCGTACTGGTCACCCTCCTTGACATCCTCAAGGAAGATCTTGGCGGTGATGTTCTCGTGCTTCTTAGCAGAGTCGAGAACATGGGGAACGAAGCAGGTAGAGCCAGAGTAGCGAGCACCGTGGATCCAGGTGATGGGCCGCGAGGCGGTTGGGGATTGGAGAACTGAGTCGAGAATGGAGACAAGAGGAGTGGCGCCAACACCAGCggagagaagaacaagaggcTTCTTGGCAGCAGAAGTGTCGGCAGGGTCGAGGGAGAACTCTCCAGCAGGAGGGCTcagctcaagctcgtcaCCGACGTTATAACGGTTGTGAAGTCTTGTGGAGAGAAGACCAGCAATCTTGCCAGCAGcgagatcctcaacagcaggcTCCTCAGTGGGGCCCTGAAGCTTGACACTGATGCGGTAGTGGTTGGTGCCAGGAGCCTCGCTCAGACTGAACTGCCGGCTCTGAAGAAGACCATCAAGCTCAGGGATGGGAATCTGCACGCTGACGTATTGTCCGGGAAGGAACTTGGGCAGAGGCTTGCCATCAGTAGGCTCAAGGTAGAAGCTAGTAACAGAGTCGttctcagcctccttcttgacaaTCTTGAACTTGCGCCACGAGTTCCATTCGCCAGCAGCCTCGTACATCTGACCCTCGCGCTGGATGAAGATATCAGCGAGCTGGCCATAAGCAGCAACCCAAGCgtccttgatctcagtcGTCAAAGCAGAACCGAGAACCTCGCCAATGGCACCGATGAGATGTGTGCCAACGATGGGGTAGTGCTCTggcttgatgaagagagaaaCGTGCTTGTGAGCAATGCGCTCAACGGCGTGGGAAAGCTTGCCAAGGTCGTCGATATATGTGGCGTAGGCGAGAACAGAGTTGGCGAGAGCAGCTTGTTGAGCTCCGGTCTGCTGGTTTCGCAGAGAGAAGTAGTTCTTGAGCTCAGGATGGGCGCCGAGCATGTTGCGGTAGAAAGTGGTGGTGATAGTCTTGCCATGCTCCTTCAGGATGGGAGCAGTTGACTTCACAATTGCTACTTGTGCTGCGGTGAGAGCCATTTTGTACTGTTtgtttggtgttgaagagatgCGAGGAGGAGTTGAGAGGTTGTTGTGGTGTTGATATACTAGATGATGCCGAGAATAATGTCGTCAAACTGGCCAACCTTTAGACTCTTTATATACCAGGCCGGAGAACCAGTCATGGCGCGGAGAAAGAACATTACGCTCTCCATGACTCTCAAATCCAGGCATCATGCCATGCGAAAAGAATAGCTCATGGACCCGAATACAGCGCCGTTCGCCGTGTGGGTTCCTGGATCACCGACCGATCTTGATAGTGGTCTGATGGTTTTGGTTAGAGCATCTCCGCGGGGTGAGCGGCACGTCACCGGGATTGGCGCTGGAGCTTCTTTTTTTGGATCCCGTTTTTTATGTTAGTTACTACATTTGTTAATATGTTTCGTCGGATCCAGACTGATGGAAATGCAGGGCCCAACTATATCCCCAGGCTTGACGTTCCTTCATGCGAATGCCCCGCCGTCTTGCGTGTAAGTTTGGGAGAGGCAGGGTAGAGCAGAGACGATCAAATACCCTTGTGTCATGGTTTTGCATACGTTGCATTGAGTTGCCTGACAGTCAATGGCTCAAACAGGTCAGTTATTTCGTGCTGAAAGGCCTCAATTGCTCAGCGAAAACTCTTGCACTTCGCGGAGATGCGGAAATACCCAGCTCTTGACCTTAAATTTTTGATGCCACGAGCTTAGAATATTGAAACCTGTGACAAAGAGTGGGCTGACACCTGTAAATAAGCTTCGGATCACCCCGGGTTCTCGAAGATAGATCGGAACGGCTCTTGCGGCTGCAACGGGTCGAGACTGTAAATTCCTAGCATCGACAAAACATCTGACTTTTGTCGTCAATCCAGAGTCGCACTCGCAGGGGGCGGAATACCACCGCGCGAATCATTGCTGCAAGATTGATAAGCACCACCCGGGAATACTGCCTTGACAGCTGGATCTTGGTGGAGTAACACGTAGAGCTTCCTCAATTTGTGTCTCCTTGTGACTTGTAAGGCATGTCAGGTCTGTCTATTCCATCCCACGTCATGACCTTGATGCATATCTTGGCATGAAAGCTGAAAAAGGGTTGTTCAGACAAAGGAACTATTCCGCCCTGCTTGACAATTGCTAGTCTCTCGTTGGTCAATGGATCGCCTCAATTCATCCCTCACTCATGATACCCACTGCAACGGCACAACCCACAAACATGTCGGCTCTACTGCAACAACTCCACCATGATTCCAAGCAGGGCTCATAAATCTTTTTCTCATGAAAATTCCCATCGGCCGCGTGGCCTAATGGCTAAGGCGCTAGATTTCGGTTCCAGATCTCCCGAACTCTCTAGAGATTCCAGGTAGGTTCTCATTCAAACGAGCTTCTCCGCATCCAGGCACTAACATCTCCAAAAGGTTCGACTCCTGGCGTGGTCGTATGATCTGATCAATTTCACATTTTTGGCCAATTTTTAATGTTGGCTTCTTGCATTAGCCCTGAACATCACTGCCTTCTTGGATTCGCTAATGAATGCGTCGGGTATTATTGTCAGAGTTAACTAATCGCTCAATTCACTGCTAGCCGGCAAACATCTTCCGTGAAGGCCGAAGCGTCGgccattcttctcttttgCAACCGATGGGAACGCTGTAACTAACGTAAAAAAAGACGAGATCCCGTCATCGCGGCCGAATGGCTTTGAAACGAGGTTATACCTTGCGAGGTCTGCGGTTCCTCCAATAACTATCAGCGGGATGTTGTACTGTCTCGATTGAACGGCATCCGGGGTGCCAATGGTCTTCTTCGGTTCCAAACGGCCACATAGCAATTGTGTTGACCTCATCTGGTTGACAGGGCTGTGGCTTCTTCCAGGTTGACCAACCGAGATCGCTCATCAGTGCCCGAATCACTGCTCGACCACTACTGATCGCCTTTTCCATTTCAGTATCGTTTTCGTTGTCAAGTCTGATCCTATAATCGTCCAAATCCGAGCCGGATGCTTCGAGCAAGCGATTGCGGACCAAAAACAATGTTTGACAGATAGTGCCCAATACTGTATCGAGAGATGTATAGATCAACTCATCTTCGAAACTCCATTGTTGCCTGGCTTTGAGGGCTGGCCGGAGGTAGTGTAGCCGGCATTGCTCAATAGCATCGGAAGTCTTGTTGACCTCTCTTTGGTCTACCATGGAATTATCATCGGGTGATGGCGGTGCGTTGTACCAGGTCAATGTAGCAGCCTCGACCTCATCGATGAAATAGTGCGACTGCAGCGGTTCGTGCACCATAAGTGCCAGTCTCTTACTGTAACGAGCGATGACAAGGTCCGCCACGCCTTGCCAATCCACGATGAACCTCCGAGGCTGACGCAACACGTTGGTCAAGTACGCCTTGACATCTTTGAGCTCCTCCAGCGTCGCCGAACCAAGTCTCTTCAGATCTGGGCGCCCTACGACAGTActggagatgttgatgggAAAGAAGAGGCCGGACACCATTGACGAGAAATCGATCCGAAGTCGATTAGCTCCGACGCCATCGTATCGCTCGCCAACCGCTCTCACAAATTGGAACGTTGCCAAGCCGGCTTTCCCCATGATACGGTCCATCAGCTCTGTACGCATCATGCTAACCAGATCTAAGCTGTCCGCAAAGTCGCACTTGATAATTTCGATACCAATCTCAATTCGAACAAATCCATCGAAGCCCCATTCAGATGCCAGTTTGCACAAATCACGAGCTCGGTGCCATTCGTCCATACTTCCCCTATCGGTGTTGTTCTCGCGAAGGACCAGATCTTGGGAATCGAGTGTGCCCATGTCGGTTTTTCCAGCACTCATACCATCAATCAACAGAACTTTGAGGTCACGATTTGTCTGGTACGTGTGAAAGTAACCCCTCATGACAACAGGATCATCATCCCCTTTTGGGTCAGCAACCTTATCCAACGGATCATTGCCATTGCCGGTCTTTATGTACTCGCTGCGGCGTCGTAGTTCCTGgcggtcttcttcttctccagtcTGTCCCTTATCCTCATCTTGCTTCTTTTTGCCAGGAGGAGGTATTGGGGCTACAGGGCGTCTTCCACCAGGCCTATACTTGAAAGATCGTGCGAAGTTTTCGGCGTGTTCGATATCAAAAGCCAACCACTCGGGCCCAGTCGGTGTTACGTTTTGTCGAGAGCCGTGGTAAAACATGGTGCCTTCGGGCACAGTAGCCGgaaagaagccaaagccatTATGGTACAGGGCAGAACCCCATTCTCGACCTGCGGAGTGGATTGCATTGAAAACCATATGCGCCCTCTCTTTGGCATACTCGTGTCCTGGCTGGATTCGTTCATGGCCATTCGCGACACCAAGAGCGAGCGCTAAAACGCCCAAAACACCAAGCGAAGCCTTTGGAACCATTCTAAAGCGCTGAAATCCTGAATATTGTTTCCTGTAAAATGAGTATTACATGACTCCAATGTCAGGATGCCTCACATCAGCTAACATTAGAAAACGTCGGGAACACGTCTTCAGCCGCGCGGCCAGTCACATCGCAGATCCCGATTAGCCGGTTGCTGCTAACCCATTCCTGCGATCAATGGTCGGAGACCGATCTTATCTGTGTGGAGATAGTTGCAACATCGCCAGATTGATAAGAAACGGCTTGCATCGGAGAAATAGGCCCGCGATTGACTAAGTGATCGGTGGAAAGCATTTTGACTGACAAAATGACCCAAGTTAGCATTCTTTGGCCACTTGAATGATCCCGTTTCTCTTCATGACTACTCACATGATAGCACCGTAGGTGATTGTCAGCTTTTATAGGCAAAACGCATGCTTGTGAAGAAAAGTCTCAAATGCGAAAGTTGACGCATCGTAGAAATCGAGCTCGTTTCGTTGgttgtgatggtgatgaaacGTCCATGAGGTTACTTGGTTCCATACGATAGTTCTTGGCCGCGTGTGCTCATGCCATCGATAAATTTTATCAGGGACCTCAAGGACCACGGGCCGTCTTCATCCATGATGACTTTGAAGCATGAGGGCATGGGGTTATGTGTTACCACACTCATTGAGTAAGGGTTGCACTGAGCTTGACGGTACAGGTACATGCAGTACTTGCATCGTGGGTTCCACCGCTCTATGTTCTGCCGCCTTTTCTGTGAAACTCGAGAATTGAAGCACATGTAATCTCTGCACGGCGCCCGGAAGCTCACCCGTCCGCTTTGGATCTGTTGGGGGACCTTATCCGACACATCCAGGACAAAAGCAGATCCAATGAAGATGTTGCTGAGGCACATGCGTACTGCCGGTAGTGGGATGATTGGCACCTCTACAACCCATTAAGCTCACCGCCGGTCAGCGATCAAGGATGTTAAGGCTCGATAGTGATAGTTCCTATCATGAAGCTTTGCATTGAACAACTTATATCTCGGTAAAGGTTCAGCCACAGGCTCAAGATGCCTGGAAGGTCATCATACGATTGGGAGGGCAGGTGACCGAAAATTGAGACGGTGAACAAATGAGCAAGCCACGATCTGTAATAAGGTCGTACGAAATGCAGCACGTATTCGGCGAGATAACTCGTTCTGGTGTCGTTCTTCAAGGAAGTCAGCGCTCGGTGTCAACTTGAGTGGGAGTTGTCTTGGAgggatgttgaggctgagttACGAGTTGGAGACCCTGCAGCATGTGTTTGGAACATTTGTGAAATCTTTGTCAAACATGTTGATTCAAATTGTATGCTCATTAATTGAAGCGGCCAGAGACGCTAGATTGACTTTGAACCACGCCAAGTTCAAGCTGCACCCGCATGCTTGGAACTGACCTACATAAGTTGGTATTCAGGCTGAAGCTAAGGTAGATAGGGATAGAGATAACAAGAGACAAGTCCCTTGCATAATCGCCTGAGAGGCCCATTGTTCTATGATGCAtcgagatggttgaggatCCATTATTAAGGTCGAATGGGTGCCCTGGAGGATAGCTTCCCCGGGCCCTGAAGactggcctggcctggccgGCGGGGGATTCACCGGAGGGTCGGGGGGGGCTTGTTTCCGCCCGCACCTTCTGTGGAACACGTTCCCGGACACTTGCCTTGTGGAACGATGCCCAGCCCAGGCCTGGCAGCTCACGCAATTGACGGACCCCACCGACAGCGCGGGGTTCGGCAGCGCTACTTCGTTTTAGGGCCCGTTAACACGTACAGTAGTGTACTTTCTAGGTGACGGCCCAGCAGTTGACAGCTGAAGCAACAGACCAATAAACTTACCCTAGATTTCCAAAAGAAGATATAGAGTTGATCTGATGCCAGCCGAGTGCCAAGGTGCAGCATTCTTGGTGGGCTACAATAAAACCCCACAGAATAGAATAGATACAATTCGGAGGTCACCTGCGTTACTGTATTGCAACTCTCCGATGTAATTCGGGTAATATATGCAGAAACTTAGAGAATGATCTCTCATATCTCACTGCCTTTGGTGATTTTGAGAGCTACCGTAACAAGCAATGCTCTGAGAGTCCTGTAACAATATTCCTTCCTGTGCAATGTTATCACCAAGCCCGCCTGTCTAACCAGTAACTGGCTAGCCTGGAGCGGGACAGCATTACACTTTGAAGCTCATTACACAACAGCAACTCAATGGACAGTAACAAGGATGAGTGATGCTGTGGCTGCACCCTTGGGGGGCTCACAAACCTCACCGAGTccctcttttccttctttaTGCGGTGCTCAGAATGTCACCCGTCGCATCTCATCTTCCCACActttcctcttctcctcactcTGTCCCCTTCATCCAAACTTACCAACAGCATCTGAATGCGACGCCGTACCTGCAGCAAGCACGTTGGCGGCGCTTAAATTTTTCAATTTTGTGTCTCTAAGAAAGTCGTGATTCATAACGACTTTTTCTTCTACCATTCAGAACCAGAATCAAGGCCCACGATCCAATTCACCCAATCCGGTGATCTCATAGCGCATATCAGACCACGTCCTCATTACCTCACTTGGCCCTGCAGCTCTCGTTCTCCTGACCCCCCCTTTCTGTGATCCCCGGCTCTTCGGCTTTGATAATTTGTTTCGATTTCGTGTTTATAGTTGGTAACGAGAAAATCGTTGCCTTGAGTTTGAGCTTCCAAGATAAGATACTGGGCAAAACCCGTTGTCAACTGACACGCAGACGGGCCATCGCAGAAGGAGTAGGTGCCACCTGCAGTCTTCCTACGCCCGCTCCTACTTCCATCCATCCCGTGGCTTCGCAACTCACAAAGGCGGCGAGGGCAAGGCCTCATTCAgtttttcttctcttgccTCCTCAACCAAACACGAGTCAACGTGATATCACGAGGCATTGTCCAAGCttttcctcatcttccattCCCTGACACCACTCGTCTCCTCACCTTGAAGAATCATCACCTGCTCGAGTTGCTCACCTTGTTTCCTCAAACGTAACTGGCTCTTCACCCCACGCCCAGTCTCATAACCCTTCCCCGCCCCCAGTCGGCTTCCTTGTCTGTTTGTCTCACACGAGGCCGTCAAGTACAGTACATACATCACCACCCTCGTCAACCTCCTGCAGAGACCCGCGCTGACGGGGCCTCCTCCATTGTCCAGGTACCTCAACCAagcttgaccttgtcttCCATTCTGCAGATTGCCTGCCTTCCCTGCTCGGTCACTGCCAACACGAATCTCTCAGGGCCCTCGATCCCTCATACTCTACCATCTCACCCGGGGTGTCCACGTTTAAGCTGTTGCTATAGCTC
This window encodes:
- a CDS encoding flavohemoglobin; translated protein: MALTAAQVAIVKSTAPILKEHGKTITTTFYRNMLGAHPELKNYFSLRNQQTGAQQAALANSVLAYATYIDDLGKLSHAVERIAHKHVSLFIKPEHYPIVGTHLIGAIGEVLGSALTTEIKDAWVAAYGQLADIFIQREGQMYEAAGEWNSWRKFKIVKKEAENDSVTSFYLEPTDGKPLPKFLPGQYVSVQIPIPELDGLLQSRQFSLSEAPGTNHYRISVKLQGPTEEPAVEDLAAGKIAGLLSTRLHNRYNVGDELELSPPAGEFSLDPADTSAAKKPLVLLSAGVGATPLVSILDSVLQSPTASRPITWIHGARYSGSTCFVPHVLDSAKKHENITAKIFLEDVKEGDQYDFKGEIDLAKLQKEQLLQLDNADAEYYICGPEDWMVNVRAFLEENGVPRERQHLELFKTGDI